The window GCCTGGTAAGCCTGCAGCTTTTCCCGCGCACTGCCCATTCCCAGCAAACAAAGGGCTGCAATGGCGTATAGCACAACAATCAGGATGTTCAGGTGGCGGGGATTCATAGGGTATGATGCCTTTATAGATAGATTTTTTTTCAATGCATTCGCCGACCGGCCATACGGGTACTGCTCCGGAAATTTCCGGTCTGCATACTATGCCGGACGGGATCCTTTAGGAGGTATACAGAATATATCATAATGCTGCCAGTCCATTACATTAGCGGCTGTTACTTCAATATCTGTAGTAAAAGGCTCTTCCCCAATGTGGTAAACTGAATAGCCCATCTCCTTCATAAAGCTCAGCAGCTGCTGGCGGTACGTAGCAGAAGACTTTTTATATACCTCTGACTTGATATAGGGCCTGTATGTGCTGATGATATCTTTCAGCGTCTGCAAAATATACAGGTCATAGCCTTCGGCATCTGTCTTGATAAAACGAAGCTTTGGCAACCAGGGAGCAAAATCCTGCTGCAACTCGCGGGCAATGTCGATGCCCCAGACGGATAGCTTAAAGACATGGCCATGGGTTAACACACTGATGTTTTCATGCCGCCCTCCGTTGCAGAAGCCGGCGTCGGAGTATTCGAACTCCATTTCTCCATCTGCCTGTGCAGCCGCTGCCAGCAGGGGTACAATATTGGTCTTATCGCGGTTGAGACGGACGTTTTTCTCCAGCACCGGAAAAACATAGGGATTTGGCTCCAGCGCCAGCGTTAATCCTGTAGTGCCCGCTGCCAGTGCCATGGGCAGGGTGGTATCGCCGGTGTGGGCGCCAATATCGATGCAAAAATCGCCCTCTTGTATAAACTGCTTATGCTGCTCTACCATTTGGCGGCTTATTTCCTTTGGCGTTTCGCTTGGGTGCTGCCACTGTGCATAGCGCAGCAGGCCGTAGTCCTGCAGGTTAAATTCCTTCACCACATAGCCATAGCGTTTAGCCTTTTTATTAAAACCGAGTAACTGTGGTATGTGCTTAAGTTTCATGCAGGGTGGCTTGCGTATATACGTTTGAATAAAATTAGCACTTATGCAGAGGTGCTCTTCCTGTCCAAGGGTTGTATCAGCTTAAAGCTGGTACTGCGATACATAGGTTACTACCTGATCGATAAACCGGCCAACCACCGAAGTATCTACTATAATGCTGAACAGGATGCCAAACAGTGCGCCATAAAGGTGTGCTTCGTGGTTGATGTTGTCGGTGCCGCGTTTGCCCTGGTAGTAGGAGTAAATGAGGTAAAGCGGGCCCAGTAGAAAGCCGGGTATACATATAAAACCGTATAGGCACAAATCGTTTGCCGGGTAAAACATAATACTGGCAAACACCACTGCCGATACACCACCCGAGGCCCCCAGCGAGCGGTAGTAAGCAGCATCGGCATACTTCTTATAAGTAGAAATATGGGCTACAATTACGCCTACCACAAAGAGCAGCACAAAATAAAGGCCACCCAGTTCCGATCCGAAACGGGGCTTCAGCACATACCGCTCTACTGCTTCGCCAAAGAAGTAAAAGGTAAACATATTAAAGATCAGGTGCATCCAGCTGCCATGCACAAAGGCACTGCTTAAAAAGCGGTACCATTCATTCCGATGCTTCACCATATAAGGATGAAAAATCATCTTCTGCATAAAATCCGGCTGCTGGAAAGCATAAATACTCACAGCAGAGATAATCAGGATCAGAACAACTGTAATACTAATAATCATTTTTCTCGCTTGGAAAGGGCTTGCATAAGCTGGCGCAGGGGAGCCTTGCGCGCTTCGGGAGCCGGTAATGCTTCCAGGGCTGCAAAGGCTTTATGAAAATACTCATCTATTCTGGCTTCTGTAAGCGAACGAATGCCCAGGCGGTCGTAGAGGGCAGTAACGGCAGTCACTTTATCGGTGGCATCGAAATGCTGCTGCTCCAGCCAGCTATTAAGCTCCTGTGCATCGCTGCCGACAGCACGCTGGCGGGCGTTTATAAGCAAATAGGTTTTTTTGTTGGCAATAATATCGCCGCCTACCTGTTTGCCAAACTTCTCCTGCTCGGCATATACATCCAGCAGGTCGTCCATCAGCTGAAAACCAATGCCCATGTTAATGCCCATGTCATATAAATGGCGACAGGCTTCTGCATCTGCACCGGCAACAATTCCACCCAGCTCCAGGCTAAAGCCAAGCAATACAGCAGTTTTACGCCTGATCATGTCCAGGTAGGCTTCTTCGCTTACTCCCCGCTGATCTTCAAACTCCATATCCAGCTGCTGGCCCTCGCAAACCTCGGCAGCACATTTATTGAATTTCTCCAGCACGGGGCGCAGCAGGCTATCGGGTACCTGCATCATGCGTTCGTAGGCTTTTACCAGCATTACATCGCCACTTAAGATGGCAGTGCTGTCATTCCAGCGGGCATGCACCGTGGGTTTGCCCCGGCGTAGGGGTGCTTTATCCATGATATCATCATGCATCAGGCTGAAATTATGAAATACCTCTACCCCCAGTGCCGGCTGCAGCGCCGGCTGGGGATTATCCTGCCAAAGCTGGTGTGCCAGCAGCGTCAGCAGGGGGCGAATGCGTTTGCCCCCCAGTGACATAATGTAGCGGATAGGTTCGTAGAGCGACAGTGGCTCCTGCCCGTAGCGAGCTTCTTCTACTGTCTGGCTTAGCAGGTGAGTTAACTCCTGCAGTGAGCGGATGTTATCGTTGGTGTTCAACAAGTTCTAGATCAATGGTGCGGCGATCAATGTCGGTGTTCAGTACCTTCACCTGTACTTTATCGCCCAAAGTAATAATCTTTTTATTGCTTTTGCCAACGATGCGGTAGTTTTGGTCATCGTACTGATAGAAGTCGTCTTTCAGGTCCGAAAGCCGTACCATCCCTTCGCAGCGGGTTTCCACAATCTCTACATACACGCCCCACTCTGTTACGCCAGATACCACACCATTCCAGATGGTTTCCGGGTCCTGCAGCTTCATAAACTCTACCTGCTTGTACTTGATAGAGGCGCGTTCGGCATCGGCAGCCCGTTTTTCGCGGTCGGAGCTGTGCTGGCAAAGTTTCTCATACTTATCTCTGTCGGCACTTTTGCCACCATCGAGGTAGTGCTGCAGCAGGCGGTGCACCATTACATCGGGATAACGGCGAATAGGGGAGGTAAAGTGGGTGTAATGGTCATATGCAAGGCCAAAGTGCCCCTCCGGCTCAGTTGAATACTTAGCCTTGGCCATGCTGCGGATGGCCAGGGTTTCCAGCACGTTCTGTTCCGGCTTACCCTGAATATCCAGCATCAGCTTGTTAAGCGAGTTGGAAACGGCATCTTCATCAGTACTTAGGGTATGGCCAAATTTGCGGGCAAAAGCTGAGAAACCTTCCAGCTTCTCCGGATCCGGCGCATCGTGTATCCGGTATACATAGGTTGGTGGAGTATACTCACCTCTGCCTCTTTTGCCACGCTGGTACACCCACTCGGCTACCCGCTTGTTGGCCAGCAGCATAAACTCTTCCACCAGCTTATGGGCATCTTTGCGCACTTTTGGAATTACCTCCAGCGGGCGCCCCTGCTCATCGAGACGGAATTTTACCTCTACCGTTTCAAAGTTAATGGCACCCCGGGCAAAGCGGTCACTCTTCAGCTTCAGCGCAAGTGTATTCAGGATGGTAAGCTCGCGGGCAAAATCTCCCTGCAGGCTCTCAATTCGTTCCTGGGCCTCCTCGTAAGAGAAACGCCTGTCTGAGTAGATTACTGTGCGGCCAAACCACTCATCGCGGATCACGGCATCTTTATCGAGCTCAAACACCGCCGAGAAAGTAAGTTTCTCTTCATTGGGGCGCAGCGAGCACAGTTCGTTGGAGAGGCGCTCGGGCAGCATGGGGATGGTACGGTCTACCAGGTATACCGAAGTGGCCCGCTCAATAGCCTCCTTGTCCAGCACGGTGCCTGGCTTTACATAATGGCTTACATCGGCAATGTGGATACCAACTTCATAGTTGCCGTTATCGAGCAGGCGCAGCGAAATGGCATCGTCAAAATCCTTGGCATCGGCCGGGTCTATGGTAAAGGTGGTAACATCCCGGAAATCGCGGCGTTTAGCAATTTCTTCTTCGGTAATATCATCCTTAATGCGCTTTGCCTGGGTGTTCACACCCTTTTCAAACTCAAAAGGCAGGTTAAACTCTGCCATGATGGAGTGAATTTCGGCCTCGTTCTCGCCAGCCTGCCCCAGCACCCGTACTACTTTACCTTCGGGATTACGGTTGCGGTCGGGCCACTGGGTAATTTCTACCATTACCTTGTCGTTGTCCTGCGCATCCATGGTATCACCAGGCTTTACAAAGATGTCGGAGTGCATTTTGCGGCTGTCGGCTACCACAAAAGCAAAGCCTTTGGAAAGCTGTATACGACCTACAAACTGGGTACGGCCACGCTTTACAATCTCTACTACTTCGCCCTCAGGACGTTTGTCCGATCCTTTTGCCGCGCCATACAGCTGCACTTTTACCGTATCGCCATCCAGTGCATTCTTCAGACGGTTGGCATTTACCATTACATCCTGCTGGGTATCTGGCGATATTATAAAGGCATAGCGTGAATTCACAAAATCCACCCTTCCCTCAATCACCTCCGCGCCTAGTTTAGTGCGGAACTGGCCATTACGGGTCATTTCGGCCTCGCCTCCCTTTACCAGCTTGTGCAGGGCACTTTCCATGGCATCGAGCTGCTTGCGGCTCTTAAGATCGAGCTTACGGATGATGTGTTTGGTAGCAAGCGCACGGGACCGGTTTTTGTCCAGCAGGTCGCGGATGCGATCCTTCATGCGGTAAACTTCTTCTTTACTAGGTCCGTTGTCGCCGGACTTGCTTCTTTTTGGTTCTTTGGCTTTACTCATAGTCTAAAAAATCCGGTTAGGGATTATGATTCTAACCTTGTGGTTAGTCTTCTGAAATATATTAATAAAAAGCTTCTGTTGAAGGGAAGCCTTGTTTTTAGCTGATTATGACTCAATTTACTTTCTAATATCATTTGCACCTTTTGTCTTAAAATAGCTATACCCAACGAGATCCCCCTTGGAGAAGGCGGGACGCGCAGTCGGGTTGGGGGATTGATAGCTATCTTACTAACTTATAGGTTCTTCAGGCAAAAAGCTCTCTAGTGTTCTTACAACATTATTAAGATCATGCTTTACTTCCCATTCGCTCACCCTTATAACTTCGTAGCCTAAGTTTTGCAACTTTCTATCTCTGTTAATATCTTCTTCTATCTTAAATTGATGTGAACGTCAATCAACCTCCACAATAAGCTTTAACTTTCTGCAGATAAAGTCTACGATAAAATTTTCTATAGCATATTGCCTATTGAATTGATAACCGTAAAACCTTCTCTCCTTTAGTACCTCATCCCACAGAATAACTTCACCCAAGGTACTATCACTTCGTAGGTATCTTGCGAGTGGTTTTAGCTTCTTATTGTAGTTGGAGTTACTGTTCATGTTTAAACTGCATTCAATCCCCCAACCCGACTGCGCGTCCCGCCTTCTCCAAGGGGGATCTCGTTGGGCATAGCTACCTTAATATGCTTAGTTAACACTGCTTGTTACAGCTTGTTACAGCATAATTAAGCATATGCTAGAAAAATACCATCACCCTGCTTTTCTGGCCAGCATGCGGGCCAGCTGAGCTTTGCGGATGTCTTCCAGGTCTCCTCTTGGTATTGCTTTGATCAGCGAACGGGTATATTCATCGCGTGGATGCTCAAACATTTGCTCAGGATAACCTGTCTCTACAATTTTGCCGCCCTGCATTACCATAATACGGTCTGCCATAAATTTCACCACGGACAAATCGTGCGAAATAAAAATATAGGTGAGACCAAAATCGTTTTTCAGCTCATTGAGCAGGTTAAGCACCTGTGCCTGCACCGATACATCCAACGCCGATACACTCTCATCGCAAATAATAAACCGCGGTTCTAAGGCTAATGTTCGGGCAATGCAGATTCGCTGGCGCTGTCCGCCGGAAAATTCATGCGGATAGCGGTGAAACTGCTCGGGCTGCAGGCCTACGCGTTCCAGGAGGTACATAACCCGCTCCCGCCTTTGCCTGTCGTTTTGCTGCAGCTTATGGATTTGCATGGGCTCCATAATGGCGCTGCCAATGGTTTGCCGCGGGTTGAGGGAGGCGTAAGGGTCCTGGAAGATAATCTGCATCTGCCGCCGCAGCAGGCGCATATCGCGTCCTTTCAGGCTGAGGATATTTTGTCCGTCGAAGATAATTTCGCCGCTGCCGGGTTCTGTAAGGCGCAGAATACTGCGGCCCAGGCTAGTTTTGCCACAGCCAGATTCTCCTACCAGCCCCAGGGTTTCGCCCGGATATACTTTAAAGCTAACGCCATCTACCGCAGTTACCTTGCCCTGCTGCCGCTTAAAGGGATTCTGGCTTACGTCAAACTCTACCTTCAGATCCCTGATTTCCAGCAGGGGCCTGGTATTTTTTAATACCTGCAGGTGGCGCTGGTTAATTTCTTCTGTTGTCTCTACGTTCATCAGCAGGGCTTCACCTACTGAGTGGTAACGGGCATCGGGCCGTTCAATCAGCTGGCCGCTGCTATCGTGCGCAACAAAATCTGTAATGGTGGGTAAGACCTTCAGTGTCATGTCCAGGCGCGGGCGGCAGGCCAGCAGGCCTTTGGTGTAGGGGTGCCTGGGCCGGCTGAAGATGTCCAGCACATCTGCTTCTTCTACAGCTTTGCCGTTCCACATCACCATTACCCGGTCTGCTACCTCGGCAATTACGCCCAGATCGTGCGTTATGAACATCACGGCTGTATTGATATCATCGCGCAGCTCGGCCATCAGCTTCAGGATGGATGCTTGTACCGTTACATCCAGCGCCGTAGTAGGCTCGTCGGCAATGACCAGCTGCGGATCGCAGGAAAGGGCCATGGCGATCATGACGCGCTGCTTTTGCCCGCCGGAAAGCTGGTGCGGATAGGCCTTGAAAATACGCTCGGGGTTTGGCAGCTGCACCCGCTCAAAAAGAGCCATGGTTTGCCGCCTGGCTTCGCTGTTGCTTACGCGGCGGTGCAGCAGAATAGTTTCCATTACCTGGTTACCACAGGTGTATACCGGGTTGAGGGAGGTCATAGGCTCCTGGAAAATAATAGAGATCTCATTTCCCCGGATCTGCCGCATTTGCTCAGAAGTAGCCTTCAAGAGGTCTATT of the Flammeovirgaceae bacterium 311 genome contains:
- a CDS encoding hypothetical protein (COG0705 Uncharacterized membrane protein (homolog of Drosophila rhomboid)) — translated: MIISITVVLILIISAVSIYAFQQPDFMQKMIFHPYMVKHRNEWYRFLSSAFVHGSWMHLIFNMFTFYFFGEAVERYVLKPRFGSELGGLYFVLLFVVGVIVAHISTYKKYADAAYYRSLGASGGVSAVVFASIMFYPANDLCLYGFICIPGFLLGPLYLIYSYYQGKRGTDNINHEAHLYGALFGILFSIIVDTSVVGRFIDQVVTYVSQYQL
- a CDS encoding hypothetical protein (COG2852 Uncharacterized protein conserved in bacteria), with the protein product MNSNSNYNKKLKPLARYLRSDSTLGEVILWDEVLKERRFYGYQFNRQYAIENFIVDFICRKLKLIVEVD
- a CDS encoding ribonuclease R (COG0557 Exoribonuclease R) — protein: MSKAKEPKRSKSGDNGPSKEEVYRMKDRIRDLLDKNRSRALATKHIIRKLDLKSRKQLDAMESALHKLVKGGEAEMTRNGQFRTKLGAEVIEGRVDFVNSRYAFIISPDTQQDVMVNANRLKNALDGDTVKVQLYGAAKGSDKRPEGEVVEIVKRGRTQFVGRIQLSKGFAFVVADSRKMHSDIFVKPGDTMDAQDNDKVMVEITQWPDRNRNPEGKVVRVLGQAGENEAEIHSIMAEFNLPFEFEKGVNTQAKRIKDDITEEEIAKRRDFRDVTTFTIDPADAKDFDDAISLRLLDNGNYEVGIHIADVSHYVKPGTVLDKEAIERATSVYLVDRTIPMLPERLSNELCSLRPNEEKLTFSAVFELDKDAVIRDEWFGRTVIYSDRRFSYEEAQERIESLQGDFARELTILNTLALKLKSDRFARGAINFETVEVKFRLDEQGRPLEVIPKVRKDAHKLVEEFMLLANKRVAEWVYQRGKRGRGEYTPPTYVYRIHDAPDPEKLEGFSAFARKFGHTLSTDEDAVSNSLNKLMLDIQGKPEQNVLETLAIRSMAKAKYSTEPEGHFGLAYDHYTHFTSPIRRYPDVMVHRLLQHYLDGGKSADRDKYEKLCQHSSDREKRAADAERASIKYKQVEFMKLQDPETIWNGVVSGVTEWGVYVEIVETRCEGMVRLSDLKDDFYQYDDQNYRIVGKSNKKIITLGDKVQVKVLNTDIDRRTIDLELVEHQR
- a CDS encoding FkbM family methyltransferase (COG0500 SAM-dependent methyltransferases) encodes the protein MKLKHIPQLLGFNKKAKRYGYVVKEFNLQDYGLLRYAQWQHPSETPKEISRQMVEQHKQFIQEGDFCIDIGAHTGDTTLPMALAAGTTGLTLALEPNPYVFPVLEKNVRLNRDKTNIVPLLAAAAQADGEMEFEYSDAGFCNGGRHENISVLTHGHVFKLSVWGIDIARELQQDFAPWLPKLRFIKTDAEGYDLYILQTLKDIISTYRPYIKSEVYKKSSATYRQQLLSFMKEMGYSVYHIGEEPFTTDIEVTAANVMDWQHYDIFCIPPKGSRPA
- a CDS encoding Polyprenyl synthetase (COG0142 Geranylgeranyl pyrophosphate synthase), which produces MNTNDNIRSLQELTHLLSQTVEEARYGQEPLSLYEPIRYIMSLGGKRIRPLLTLLAHQLWQDNPQPALQPALGVEVFHNFSLMHDDIMDKAPLRRGKPTVHARWNDSTAILSGDVMLVKAYERMMQVPDSLLRPVLEKFNKCAAEVCEGQQLDMEFEDQRGVSEEAYLDMIRRKTAVLLGFSLELGGIVAGADAEACRHLYDMGINMGIGFQLMDDLLDVYAEQEKFGKQVGGDIIANKKTYLLINARQRAVGSDAQELNSWLEQQHFDATDKVTAVTALYDRLGIRSLTEARIDEYFHKAFAALEALPAPEARKAPLRQLMQALSKREK
- a CDS encoding ABC transporter ATP-binding protein (COG1123 ATPase components of various ABC-type transport systems, contain duplicated ATPase) codes for the protein MLNRHLSGKLQQEVLLEVKNLQTHYKTPGGIIRAVDGIDFSIHKGETLGIVGESGSGKSVTALSLLQLLGSQGKNAEGQAIFQSRLLGPIDLLKATSEQMRQIRGNEISIIFQEPMTSLNPVYTCGNQVMETILLHRRVSNSEARRQTMALFERVQLPNPERIFKAYPHQLSGGQKQRVMIAMALSCDPQLVIADEPTTALDVTVQASILKLMAELRDDINTAVMFITHDLGVIAEVADRVMVMWNGKAVEEADVLDIFSRPRHPYTKGLLACRPRLDMTLKVLPTITDFVAHDSSGQLIERPDARYHSVGEALLMNVETTEEINQRHLQVLKNTRPLLEIRDLKVEFDVSQNPFKRQQGKVTAVDGVSFKVYPGETLGLVGESGCGKTSLGRSILRLTEPGSGEIIFDGQNILSLKGRDMRLLRRQMQIIFQDPYASLNPRQTIGSAIMEPMQIHKLQQNDRQRRERVMYLLERVGLQPEQFHRYPHEFSGGQRQRICIARTLALEPRFIICDESVSALDVSVQAQVLNLLNELKNDFGLTYIFISHDLSVVKFMADRIMVMQGGKIVETGYPEQMFEHPRDEYTRSLIKAIPRGDLEDIRKAQLARMLARKAG